A region from the Aquipuribacter nitratireducens genome encodes:
- a CDS encoding D-alanine--D-alanine ligase: MSASVLVLAGGLSAEREVSLRSGRGVVHALLEAGLHAEVADVGADVLEVVGRGHADVVWPVLHGAGGEDGTLAQVLELARVPFVGSSSAACRLAWDKSTAATVVARAGVPVPDGVTVPHSLVRDLGAAQLLPLVGASVGLPAVVKPVHGGSSMGVVVVERSEDLPHAMVSALGYDPECRVEAMVSGTEVAVTVVDDGTGPVAAPAVEIEPESGAYDYGSRYTAGATLFHCPARLDDEVTARLLEQAVGVHVALGLGHLSRSDWIVDAAGVPWFLEVNTAPGMTGTSLVPLALEADGGAGAVYSRLVAAAQRTSR, from the coding sequence GTGAGCGCCTCTGTGCTCGTGCTCGCCGGCGGGCTGTCGGCCGAGCGCGAGGTGTCGCTGCGCTCCGGTCGCGGGGTCGTCCACGCCCTCCTCGAGGCCGGCCTCCACGCGGAGGTCGCCGACGTCGGCGCGGACGTCCTCGAGGTCGTGGGCCGCGGGCACGCCGACGTCGTGTGGCCCGTGCTCCACGGTGCCGGCGGTGAGGACGGCACGCTCGCCCAGGTCCTCGAGCTGGCGAGAGTGCCGTTCGTCGGCTCGTCCTCCGCGGCCTGCCGGCTGGCCTGGGACAAGTCCACCGCCGCGACGGTCGTCGCCCGGGCCGGCGTGCCGGTCCCGGACGGCGTCACCGTGCCCCACTCGCTCGTCCGCGACCTCGGCGCCGCGCAGCTGCTGCCGCTCGTGGGTGCGAGCGTCGGGTTGCCGGCCGTCGTCAAGCCCGTGCACGGCGGGTCGAGCATGGGCGTCGTCGTGGTCGAGCGGTCGGAGGACCTCCCGCACGCGATGGTGAGCGCGCTCGGCTACGACCCCGAGTGCCGCGTCGAGGCGATGGTGTCCGGGACCGAGGTCGCCGTCACGGTCGTCGACGACGGAACGGGACCCGTCGCGGCTCCCGCCGTGGAGATCGAACCGGAGTCCGGGGCGTACGACTACGGCTCCCGCTACACCGCGGGGGCCACGCTCTTCCACTGTCCTGCCCGCCTTGACGACGAGGTCACGGCTCGGCTCCTCGAGCAGGCCGTGGGCGTGCACGTCGCGCTCGGGCTCGGCCACCTCAGTCGCAGCGACTGGATCGTCGACGCCGCCGGGGTGCCGTGGTTCCTCGAGGTCAACACCGCGCCCGGGATGACGGGGACGAGCCTCGTACCCCTCGCCCTCGAGGCCGACGGTGGCGCGGGCGCCGTGTACTCCCGGCTCGTCGCCGCTGCGCAGCGCACCTCCCGCTGA